In a single window of the Cydia pomonella isolate Wapato2018A chromosome 2, ilCydPomo1, whole genome shotgun sequence genome:
- the LOC133534231 gene encoding uncharacterized protein LOC133534231, with translation MRSGWPVLVVYVFVCLQCSLQLIPLPDFIHPCSELSDECFTQATLDAIPGLVKGIPEANIPSLDPLYLDKNISMNLPGNVKMTFHNGRLIGLSTCVPLKVSSRRETRKFIFDIRCNFTIKGHYSLQGRILLFNLDTDGNAKIKIWNQRIRLEVLEKVVMDKTTGEGHYKINSYKYKADYGTDLKLNLTNLFRGSAEISANILQVLNQNSQLVAQEFGAPILEYAIDYAMNVTQRFFSAYTYQQISHVPITPEFFENEKK, from the exons CGGACTTCATCCACCCATGCTCCGAACTGTCGGACGAATGCTTCACCCAGGCCACACTGGACGCCATCCCTGGGCTGGTGAAGGGCATCCCGGAGGCCAACATCCCATCCCTGGACCCGCTGTACCTGGACAAGAACATCAGCATGAACCTGCCCGGTAACGTCAAAATGACCTTCCATAATGGCAGGCTGATCGGACTCAGCACTTGCGTGCCGCTCAAAGTTTC GTCTCGCCGGGAGACCCGCAAGTTCATCTTCGACATTCGCTGCAACTTCACCATCAAGGGCCACTACAGTCTGCAGGGCAGGATCCTGCTATTCAACCTCGACACCGACGGCAACGCCAAGATCAAAATAT GGAACCAGCGAATCCGCCTAGAGGTTTTGGAGAAGGTTGTGATGGACAAAACTACGGGCGAGGGGCATTACAAGATCAATTCGTACAAGTACAAAGCCGACTACGGCACGGACCTCAAGCTCAACCTCACAAATTTATTCCGAGGAAGCGCTGAAATCA GTGCGAACATCCTGCAAGTCCTGAACCAGAACTCGCAGCTGGTGGCGCAGGAGTTCGGCGCTCCGATCCTCGAGTACGCCATCGACTACGCCATGAACGTGACGCAGCGCTTCTTCAGCGCCTACACTTACCAACAGATCTCACACGTGCCCATCACGCCTGAATTCTTCGAGAACGAAAAgaaataa